Proteins encoded together in one Gemmatimonadetes bacterium T265 window:
- the rpsM gene encoding 30S ribosomal protein S13, whose translation MARIAGVDLPRDKKVEIGLTYIFGIGRTTAQKILEGSGVSPDQRVRDLSDADVARLRAEIERGHKVEGALRTEVSMNVKRLMDIGSYRGIRHRRGLPVRGQRTHTNARTKRGPRRAIAGKKKVTK comes from the coding sequence ATGGCTCGTATCGCAGGCGTCGATCTCCCTCGGGACAAGAAGGTTGAGATCGGGCTCACCTACATTTTCGGGATCGGCCGCACGACGGCGCAAAAGATCCTCGAAGGGTCGGGCGTGAGCCCCGACCAGCGCGTGCGTGACTTGAGCGACGCGGACGTCGCCCGCCTGCGCGCCGAAATCGAGCGCGGCCACAAGGTCGAGGGGGCGCTCCGGACCGAGGTCTCCATGAACGTCAAGCGGCTCATGGACATCGGGTCCTACCGCGGCATCCGCCATCGCCGCGGGTTGCCCGTGCGCGGGCAGCGGACGCATACGAACGCCCGGACCAAGCGCGGCCCGCGTCGCGCGATCGCCGGCAAGAAGAAGGTCACCAAGTAA
- the ptr1 gene encoding pteridine reductase, with translation MQLAGRVALVTGAGHRVGRALAVALGGRGMRVAVHYRSDPAQAEETCAFVRAAGGVAEPFPADLADADAPAALVRAVAERFGALDVLVNSAGVMVRTPIGEVTPAAWDAMFAVNLRAPFFCAQAAAAVMGEDGAIVNIADLAAFETWPAYVPHTISKAGVVQMTRALARTLAPRIRVNAIAPGTVLLPADWDAASAERLRATTPLARNGSPDDVAQAMLYLLDADFVTGETIVVDGGRHVRT, from the coding sequence TTGCAACTTGCGGGGCGCGTCGCGCTCGTCACCGGCGCCGGACACCGCGTCGGCCGCGCGCTCGCCGTCGCGCTCGGCGGGCGGGGGATGCGCGTCGCGGTGCACTACCGGAGCGATCCGGCCCAGGCGGAGGAAACGTGCGCGTTCGTTCGCGCCGCGGGCGGAGTCGCCGAGCCGTTTCCCGCGGACCTCGCCGACGCCGACGCGCCAGCAGCGTTGGTCCGCGCAGTCGCCGAGCGCTTCGGCGCGTTGGACGTCCTCGTGAATTCGGCGGGCGTGATGGTCCGGACCCCGATCGGCGAGGTCACCCCCGCGGCGTGGGACGCAATGTTCGCGGTGAACCTGCGCGCCCCATTCTTCTGCGCGCAGGCGGCGGCCGCCGTGATGGGTGAGGACGGTGCGATCGTCAACATCGCCGACCTCGCCGCGTTCGAGACGTGGCCTGCCTACGTCCCGCACACGATCAGCAAGGCGGGCGTGGTGCAGATGACTCGGGCCCTCGCGCGCACGCTCGCGCCGCGGATCCGCGTTAACGCGATCGCGCCCGGCACGGTGCTGCTCCCGGCGGATTGGGATGCCGCGAGCGCCGAGCGACTGCGTGCGACGACGCCGCTCGCCCGGAACGGGTCGCCCGACGACGTCGCGCAGGCGATGCTCTACCTGCTCGACGCCGACTTCGTGACGGGCGAGACGATCGTCGTCGACGGCGGTCGCCACGTCCGGACGTGA
- a CDS encoding MBL fold hydrolase — MTAPAAAVVTPRVQSWTLGVFEENGYLVADPTTGAAALVDPGDEGDQLVVAVRDAVRAHDLRLEAVWLTHGHLDHVGALAEVKAAFDLPAYLHPLDLPVFDYAPRAAAMYGLPWSPQPAPDREFAEGQELALGNLRFTVMHAPGHAPGHVVIHGHGVAIGGDVLFRGSVGRVDLPLADPRAFSRTLERVAALPPETVVYPGHGPPTTIGRELASNPFLNGGARVRGG, encoded by the coding sequence GTGACCGCGCCCGCCGCCGCCGTGGTGACTCCGCGCGTTCAGTCCTGGACCCTCGGCGTGTTCGAGGAGAACGGCTACCTCGTCGCCGATCCGACGACCGGCGCGGCGGCGCTCGTCGATCCAGGCGACGAAGGCGATCAGCTCGTCGTGGCGGTGCGGGACGCGGTGCGCGCGCACGACCTCCGGCTCGAAGCCGTGTGGCTTACGCACGGGCACCTCGACCACGTCGGCGCGCTTGCCGAGGTCAAGGCGGCGTTCGACCTGCCGGCCTACCTGCACCCGCTCGATCTGCCGGTGTTCGACTACGCGCCGCGGGCCGCGGCCATGTACGGCCTGCCGTGGTCGCCGCAGCCCGCCCCGGACCGCGAGTTCGCCGAGGGGCAGGAGCTCGCGTTAGGCAACCTGCGTTTCACGGTCATGCACGCACCCGGGCACGCGCCCGGGCACGTCGTCATCCACGGCCACGGGGTCGCGATCGGCGGCGACGTGCTCTTTCGAGGCTCGGTCGGCCGGGTCGACCTGCCGCTGGCGGACCCGCGCGCATTCTCGCGCACGCTCGAGCGCGTCGCGGCGCTCCCGCCCGAGACCGTCGTCTACCCCGGGCACGGACCCCCGACGACGATCGGGCGCGAGCTCGCGAGCAACCCGTTCCTGAACGGCGGCGCGCGCGTGCGCGGCGGATGA
- the trxB gene encoding thioredoxin reductase: protein MATTHDYEVVVVGAGPAGMTAAMYAGRSMLKSVIIESGEPGGELLKTEVIEDYPGFEHVLGRDLAEKFASHAKKFGCEFHEFTDVLHVRRMADGSFETTARSKIDDAEHVYRSPTVIVTAGGTPVYLNVPGESEYAGKGVSYCAICDGAFFRGQTIAVVGGGDAAVEEADFLTRYAEKVYLVHRRGELRASKILQQRLFENPKIEMVWNKAVEEIAGELPDGVKGLKLRDTVTGETSTLDVTGAFIFIGFKPNTGVIDMHYDHDEMGYVKTDTNMMASIPGLFAAGDLRSQLVRQVTTAVGDATTAAIAAEKYLKALEDTHGDAEAASHEAQVVVGTGGYAV, encoded by the coding sequence GTGGCGACAACGCACGATTATGAGGTGGTGGTGGTCGGCGCCGGCCCGGCGGGCATGACGGCCGCGATGTACGCGGGCCGTTCGATGCTCAAGAGCGTGATCATCGAGAGCGGCGAGCCCGGCGGCGAGCTGCTCAAGACCGAGGTGATCGAAGACTACCCGGGCTTCGAACACGTGCTCGGCCGCGACCTCGCGGAGAAGTTCGCGAGCCACGCGAAAAAGTTCGGCTGCGAGTTCCACGAGTTCACGGACGTGCTGCACGTCCGGCGCATGGCGGACGGCTCGTTCGAGACGACCGCGCGCAGCAAGATCGACGATGCGGAGCACGTATACCGCTCGCCGACGGTGATCGTGACGGCGGGTGGCACGCCCGTCTACCTCAACGTGCCGGGCGAGAGCGAGTACGCCGGCAAGGGCGTCAGCTACTGTGCGATCTGTGACGGCGCATTCTTCCGCGGACAGACGATCGCGGTCGTCGGCGGCGGCGACGCGGCGGTCGAGGAGGCGGACTTCCTCACCCGCTACGCCGAGAAGGTGTACCTCGTCCACCGCCGCGGCGAGCTGCGGGCGTCGAAGATCCTGCAGCAGCGCCTGTTCGAGAACCCGAAGATCGAGATGGTCTGGAACAAGGCCGTCGAGGAAATCGCGGGCGAGCTGCCCGACGGCGTGAAGGGGCTCAAGCTCCGCGACACGGTCACCGGCGAGACGAGCACGCTCGACGTGACCGGCGCCTTCATCTTCATCGGGTTCAAGCCCAACACGGGCGTGATCGACATGCACTACGACCACGACGAGATGGGGTACGTGAAAACCGACACGAACATGATGGCGTCGATCCCCGGCCTCTTTGCGGCGGGCGACCTGCGGTCGCAGCTCGTCCGGCAGGTGACGACCGCGGTCGGCGACGCGACGACCGCGGCGATCGCGGCCGAGAAGTACCTGAAGGCGCTCGAGGACACGCACGGTGACGCGGAGGCCGCCTCGCATGAGGCGCAGGTCGTCGTCGGTACGGGCGGGTACGCGGTGTGA
- a CDS encoding aspartate ammonia-lyase has product MSNATRTERDPLGPLDVPADALYGVQTMRARQNFPISGLKPLWPFVQAQVWIKKAAALTHQQTGRLDARLADAIVQAADEVLARKWDDQFVVDPYQAGAGTSHNMNVNEVLANRANELLGGERGTYKPVHPNDHVNMAQSTNDTIPTNIRLAALSQLGGLVAAFEGLRDALAAKGREFDHVVKAGRTHLQDAMPIRLGQEFTAYAGSIDRALRRAVQAADYLRDLGIGGSAVGTGVTVEAEYPALMNKYLREITGLDLRIGEDRIQLMQSMGDAAAFSATLRGLAIDLSKIVSDLRLMVMGPRTGIDEIKLPAVQPGSSIMPGKINPSIPEMVNQVCFQVIGCDTTVAVASEHGQLELNVMMPVIAHNLLLSTLILTNAATVLTERTVRGIEANEDMCAYWVERSAALATALMPHIGYARAAELSKQSVKEGVLIREMVKRDHILPNAEADDVLDLRKMTEIGVPGGAHGMVAGG; this is encoded by the coding sequence ATGTCTAACGCCACCCGCACCGAGCGCGACCCCCTCGGGCCGCTCGACGTGCCCGCCGACGCGCTCTACGGCGTGCAGACGATGCGCGCCCGCCAGAACTTCCCGATCAGCGGCCTCAAGCCGCTCTGGCCCTTCGTGCAGGCCCAGGTCTGGATCAAGAAGGCCGCCGCGCTGACGCATCAGCAGACCGGCCGCCTCGACGCCCGGCTCGCCGACGCCATCGTGCAGGCCGCGGACGAGGTCCTCGCCCGCAAGTGGGACGACCAGTTCGTCGTCGACCCGTACCAGGCGGGCGCGGGCACGTCGCACAACATGAACGTGAACGAGGTGCTCGCCAACCGCGCCAACGAGCTGTTAGGCGGCGAGCGCGGGACGTACAAGCCCGTGCACCCGAACGACCACGTCAACATGGCGCAGTCGACCAACGACACGATCCCGACCAACATCCGGCTTGCGGCGCTGTCGCAACTCGGCGGGCTCGTCGCGGCGTTCGAAGGGCTCCGCGACGCGCTCGCCGCGAAGGGGCGCGAGTTCGACCACGTCGTCAAGGCCGGCCGCACCCACCTCCAGGACGCGATGCCGATCCGGCTCGGCCAGGAGTTCACGGCCTACGCCGGGTCGATCGACCGCGCGCTGCGGCGCGCCGTACAGGCCGCCGACTACCTGCGCGACCTCGGCATCGGGGGCAGCGCCGTCGGGACGGGCGTCACGGTCGAAGCCGAGTACCCGGCGCTCATGAACAAGTACCTGCGCGAGATCACGGGGCTCGACCTGCGCATCGGCGAGGACCGCATCCAGCTCATGCAGAGCATGGGCGACGCGGCCGCGTTCAGCGCGACGCTTCGCGGCCTCGCGATCGACCTGTCGAAGATCGTCAGCGACCTCCGCCTCATGGTCATGGGGCCGCGCACCGGGATCGACGAGATCAAGCTCCCCGCCGTCCAGCCGGGCAGCTCGATCATGCCCGGGAAGATCAACCCGTCGATCCCCGAGATGGTCAACCAGGTGTGCTTCCAGGTGATCGGCTGCGACACCACGGTCGCCGTCGCGAGCGAGCACGGGCAGCTCGAGCTCAACGTCATGATGCCGGTGATCGCGCACAACCTCTTGCTCAGCACGTTGATCCTGACGAATGCGGCGACCGTGCTCACCGAGCGCACCGTGCGCGGGATCGAGGCGAACGAAGACATGTGCGCGTACTGGGTCGAACGGTCCGCGGCGCTCGCGACGGCGCTCATGCCGCACATCGGCTACGCGCGCGCGGCGGAGCTCAGCAAGCAGTCGGTGAAAGAGGGCGTCCTGATCCGCGAGATGGTGAAGCGCGACCACATCCTTCCGAACGCCGAGGCCGACGACGTGCTCGATCTTCGCAAGATGACGGAGATCGGCGTCCCGGGCGGCGCGCACGGGATGGTAGCCGGCGGCTGA
- the rplQ gene encoding 50S ribosomal protein L17, with amino-acid sequence MRHRKAGRQLRRTSEQRLALLRNLATSLIEQGAIETTEAKAKELRPFVEKLVTKAKRGTLHARRLAGRHVQKREAADKLFREWGPKFVARPGGYTRILKTGHRRGDGAEMARIEFVS; translated from the coding sequence ATGCGTCACCGGAAGGCCGGACGGCAGCTCCGCCGCACGAGCGAGCAGCGCCTCGCGCTGCTCCGCAACCTCGCGACCTCGCTCATCGAGCAAGGCGCGATCGAAACCACCGAGGCCAAGGCCAAGGAGCTGCGCCCCTTCGTCGAGAAGCTCGTGACGAAGGCCAAGCGCGGCACCCTGCACGCGCGCCGGCTCGCCGGTCGTCACGTGCAGAAGCGCGAGGCCGCGGACAAGCTGTTCCGGGAGTGGGGCCCGAAGTTCGTGGCCCGCCCGGGCGGCTACACGCGCATCCTCAAGACGGGGCACCGTCGCGGCGACGGGGCCGAGATGGCGCGCATCGAGTTCGTCAGCTGA
- the smpB gene encoding SsrA-binding protein — translation MAKSTSAGKSAAGKSAADKARAQDGPIARHKRARFEYHILETWEAGIVLTGTEVKALRAGKATLTDAFGIVKDGEVYLLNLHIGQYEQGNVFNHEPTRTRKLLLHQKEIRRMIGAVEREGLTLVPLELYLKNGRVKVALALAKGKKEHDKREDLRRKDDEREMARVARAR, via the coding sequence ATGGCCAAGTCGACATCGGCCGGAAAATCGGCCGCCGGCAAATCGGCCGCCGACAAGGCACGCGCCCAGGACGGACCCATCGCGCGCCACAAGCGTGCGCGCTTCGAGTACCACATCCTCGAGACGTGGGAAGCGGGCATCGTCCTCACCGGCACCGAGGTGAAGGCGCTCCGCGCGGGCAAGGCCACGCTGACGGACGCCTTCGGGATCGTCAAGGACGGCGAGGTCTACCTGCTCAATCTGCACATCGGCCAGTACGAGCAGGGGAACGTGTTCAACCACGAGCCGACGCGCACGCGCAAGCTCCTGCTGCACCAGAAGGAGATCCGCCGCATGATCGGCGCGGTCGAGCGCGAGGGGCTCACGCTCGTGCCGCTCGAGTTGTACCTCAAGAATGGCCGCGTGAAGGTCGCGCTCGCGCTCGCGAAGGGGAAAAAGGAGCACGATAAGCGCGAGGACCTGCGCCGCAAGGACGACGAGCGCGAGATGGCGCGCGTCGCGCGCGCCCGCTGA
- the pyrD gene encoding dihydroorotate dehydrogenase B (NAD(+)), catalytic subunit, whose amino-acid sequence MTATSPPTSSSRLVLAGIEFRNPVVLASGTAGYGHELADVMDFTRLGGIATKAVSVDPRTGNAAPRVAEFPGGMLNAVGLANPGLDRVRSEHLPRLAACRAGMRVLVNVVGFAVPDFPTVVSGLADLDVVDAFELNVSCPNVKAGGLEFGADPSALAQVVRAARAATRKPLFVKLSPTLPDVARAALTAAEAGADGVTLVNTMPGLVIDTARRRPSLGFGSGGASGAGLLPAGVLATWRVRRATDGQLPIIGLGGVRTADDALQYLVAGASLVGVGTASMQDPRAPERIARGLDAWVAREGVRSLSDVVGTLEWPS is encoded by the coding sequence ATGACCGCGACTTCGCCTCCGACGTCCAGCTCGCGGCTCGTCCTCGCGGGGATCGAGTTCCGAAACCCGGTCGTGCTCGCGTCCGGGACCGCCGGCTACGGCCATGAGCTCGCCGACGTGATGGACTTTACGCGCCTCGGCGGGATCGCGACGAAGGCGGTAAGCGTCGACCCCCGGACAGGGAACGCGGCGCCACGCGTCGCGGAGTTCCCTGGGGGAATGCTCAACGCCGTCGGCCTCGCGAATCCCGGGCTCGATCGCGTCCGGTCCGAGCACCTGCCGCGCCTCGCGGCCTGCCGTGCGGGGATGCGCGTGCTCGTGAACGTCGTCGGATTCGCCGTCCCGGACTTCCCGACCGTCGTGTCCGGACTCGCCGACCTCGACGTCGTGGACGCGTTCGAGCTCAACGTCAGCTGCCCGAACGTAAAGGCGGGCGGACTGGAATTCGGCGCCGATCCGAGCGCGCTCGCGCAGGTCGTGCGCGCCGCGCGCGCCGCGACACGCAAGCCGCTGTTCGTGAAGCTCTCGCCGACGCTTCCCGACGTCGCGCGCGCGGCGCTCACGGCGGCGGAGGCCGGCGCGGACGGTGTGACCCTCGTCAACACCATGCCTGGGCTCGTCATCGACACCGCCCGGCGCCGCCCCTCGCTCGGCTTCGGCAGCGGCGGGGCGAGCGGCGCGGGGTTGCTCCCCGCCGGCGTCCTCGCGACCTGGCGCGTGCGCCGCGCCACCGACGGGCAGCTCCCGATCATCGGGCTCGGCGGAGTGCGAACCGCCGACGACGCGCTGCAGTATCTCGTCGCCGGCGCGTCGCTCGTCGGGGTGGGGACGGCGTCGATGCAGGACCCGCGCGCGCCGGAGCGGATCGCCCGCGGGCTCGACGCGTGGGTGGCGCGCGAGGGCGTGCGCTCACTGAGCGACGTCGTGGGGACGCTGGAGTGGCCGTCGTGA
- the rpsD gene encoding 30S ribosomal protein S4, translating to MRYTGPSCRQCRREGTKLFLKGTKCFTEKCPVERRPYAPGQHGQATARRRKVSEYAKQLREKQKIKRIYGLSELQFRNTFERVATQQGITGHNLLAALESRLDNVIYRMGFAPSRKAARQLIRHGHVDVRQRRMDIPSYQVRPGEEIRVREAAREMPLVVGAMDQASRGAPLSWIAVDKESFSGRMLEKPQRQSIPIAAQEQLVVELYSK from the coding sequence ATGCGCTACACGGGTCCCAGCTGCCGGCAGTGCCGGCGTGAAGGCACGAAGCTGTTCCTCAAGGGGACGAAGTGCTTCACCGAGAAGTGCCCGGTTGAGCGCCGCCCCTATGCGCCCGGCCAGCACGGCCAGGCGACGGCGCGCCGCCGCAAGGTGAGCGAGTACGCGAAGCAGCTGCGCGAGAAGCAGAAGATCAAGCGCATCTACGGCCTCTCCGAGCTGCAGTTCCGCAACACGTTCGAGCGCGTCGCGACCCAGCAGGGCATCACGGGTCACAACCTGCTCGCTGCGCTCGAGAGCCGGCTCGACAACGTGATCTACCGCATGGGCTTCGCGCCGAGCCGCAAGGCCGCGCGCCAGCTCATCCGGCACGGACACGTCGATGTCCGCCAGCGCCGCATGGACATCCCGAGCTACCAGGTCCGCCCGGGCGAGGAGATCCGCGTGCGCGAGGCCGCGCGCGAGATGCCGCTTGTCGTCGGCGCGATGGACCAGGCGTCGCGCGGCGCGCCGCTCAGCTGGATCGCCGTCGACAAGGAGTCGTTCTCGGGGCGGATGCTGGAGAAGCCCCAGCGGCAGAGCATCCCGATCGCCGCGCAGGAGCAGCTCGTCGTCGAGTTGTACTCGAAGTAA
- the rpsK gene encoding 30S ribosomal protein S11, which produces MATAKKTKKVVEAEGVAHIQATFNNTTITITDPRGNTVSWGSSGKAGFKGSKKSTPFAATVASEQCAKEAMTAGVRRVHVRVQGPGSGRESAVQALAAAGLTVKSIKDVTPIAHNGCRPPKRRRV; this is translated from the coding sequence ATGGCTACCGCGAAGAAGACCAAGAAGGTCGTCGAGGCCGAGGGCGTCGCGCACATCCAGGCGACGTTCAACAACACGACGATCACCATCACCGACCCGCGTGGCAACACCGTGTCGTGGGGCTCCTCGGGGAAGGCCGGCTTCAAGGGCTCGAAGAAGAGCACCCCGTTCGCCGCGACCGTTGCCTCCGAGCAGTGCGCGAAGGAAGCGATGACGGCCGGCGTGCGCCGCGTGCATGTGCGCGTGCAGGGCCCGGGCTCCGGGCGCGAGAGCGCCGTGCAGGCGCTCGCCGCAGCCGGTCTCACGGTCAAGTCGATCAAGGACGTCACGCCGATCGCGCACAACGGCTGCCGTCCGCCCAAGCGGCGGAGGGTCTGA
- a CDS encoding phosphatase: MSETLADAPPPDVAGTVDLHTHSTASDGVLAPAAVVEAAHAAGLAALALTDHDTVAGVAEARATGEQLGVAVVAGVELSAHLGADEIHLLALHLSDVDTIAGELARFRDDRVTRAVQMVARLNTLGVPVTMDDVLREAGPGAVGRPHVARAVVARGGALDVRDAFDRFLGDGRPAAVEKPRLDARDAIALAHAAGGIAVWAHPGSAGRRDRVQPLVAAGLDGLEVLHPRHSAEDRLRLNALVEFFGLVTSGGSDWHGPTDVWRTLGMMRVPPAVLDAQRARAARGPAARAA; the protein is encoded by the coding sequence GTGAGCGAGACGCTCGCCGACGCGCCGCCCCCCGACGTAGCGGGCACGGTCGACCTCCACACGCACTCGACCGCCTCCGACGGCGTCCTCGCGCCCGCGGCCGTCGTCGAGGCCGCGCACGCGGCGGGGCTCGCGGCGCTGGCACTTACCGACCACGACACCGTCGCCGGCGTCGCGGAAGCGCGGGCGACGGGCGAGCAGCTCGGCGTCGCCGTGGTCGCGGGCGTCGAACTCTCCGCCCACCTCGGCGCGGACGAGATCCACCTGCTCGCGCTGCACCTGTCGGACGTCGACACGATCGCCGGCGAGCTCGCGCGGTTCCGCGACGACCGCGTGACGCGGGCCGTGCAGATGGTCGCGCGGCTGAACACGTTAGGCGTGCCCGTGACGATGGACGACGTGCTGCGCGAGGCCGGCCCCGGCGCGGTCGGGCGGCCGCACGTGGCGCGGGCCGTCGTCGCCCGGGGCGGCGCGCTCGACGTGCGCGACGCCTTCGACCGCTTCCTCGGCGACGGCCGCCCCGCCGCCGTCGAGAAGCCGCGACTCGACGCGCGCGACGCGATCGCCCTGGCGCATGCGGCGGGCGGGATCGCGGTCTGGGCGCACCCGGGCTCGGCCGGGCGCCGCGACCGCGTCCAACCGCTCGTCGCCGCCGGGCTCGACGGGCTCGAAGTTTTGCACCCGCGGCATTCCGCCGAGGACAGGCTGCGGCTGAACGCGCTCGTCGAGTTCTTCGGGCTCGTCACCTCGGGCGGGTCGGACTGGCACGGGCCGACAGACGTGTGGCGCACGCTGGGCATGATGCGCGTCCCGCCCGCGGTGCTCGACGCGCAACGCGCGCGCGCGGCGCGGGGGCCTGCCGCGCGCGCGGCCTAA
- the pyrF gene encoding orotidine 5'-phosphate decarboxylase, which translates to MNTGVRAELIVALDRPTLADALTLVDAAGDACRFYKVGLELFTAAGPAAVDAVRARGADVFLDLKLHDIPATVRGAARRAAGLGARLLTVHASGGTAMVRAAVEGAREGGGDGGAPCDILAVTVLTSLDAPSLAAAWGRPDVQPEAEVLRLARLAGEAGAHGVVCSGAEVAAVRATSPALATLVPGLRMPGDSADDQARVVTPAAAAAAGARYLVLGRAVTAARDPRAALERVRASLA; encoded by the coding sequence GTGAACACCGGGGTGCGAGCCGAGCTGATCGTCGCGCTCGATCGCCCCACGCTCGCGGACGCGTTGACACTCGTCGACGCGGCGGGCGACGCGTGCCGGTTCTACAAGGTCGGACTCGAGCTGTTCACGGCGGCCGGGCCCGCCGCGGTCGACGCCGTGCGCGCGCGCGGCGCCGACGTGTTCCTCGACCTGAAGCTGCACGACATCCCCGCGACGGTGCGCGGGGCCGCGCGTCGAGCGGCTGGGCTCGGCGCACGGCTGCTCACGGTGCACGCCAGCGGCGGGACGGCGATGGTCCGCGCCGCGGTCGAGGGAGCACGGGAGGGAGGAGGGGACGGCGGCGCGCCATGCGACATCCTCGCGGTCACGGTGCTGACGTCGCTCGACGCCCCGTCGCTGGCGGCGGCGTGGGGGCGCCCGGACGTGCAGCCTGAGGCCGAAGTGCTCCGGCTCGCGAGGCTGGCCGGCGAGGCCGGCGCGCACGGGGTGGTGTGTTCGGGCGCGGAGGTCGCCGCGGTGCGCGCGACGTCGCCCGCGTTGGCGACGCTCGTACCCGGGTTGCGCATGCCGGGCGACTCGGCCGACGATCAGGCCCGGGTCGTCACGCCCGCCGCGGCGGCGGCCGCTGGCGCGCGCTACCTCGTGCTCGGCCGGGCGGTGACCGCCGCGCGCGACCCGCGGGCCGCGTTGGAGCGGGTGCGCGCGTCGCTCGCCTGA
- the rpoA gene encoding DNA-directed RNA polymerase subunit alpha, translating to MAAIDLRGLVRPQLVESTKRDDNPNVAEFRLQPLERGFGHTLGNAMRRLLLSSLRGAAVWGFRIDGVLHEHQTIPGVVEDVHQIIGRLKTLVLALDADVDTSVLRIRKTESGPVTAADIQQAPGVRVVDPSHHILTLQEDRELNVELYVNKGRGYVESDQHPVDRGLPVDLVRIDAIYNPVRRANFSVAETRVGQRTDYDRLTLTVETNGTLSPEEAVSYAAALAQTHFQYFASFGPHGASSNGVGPEGGDARRTAELLRTPIDDLELSVRSVNSLKNSSVRTLGDLVRLNESQILQVKNFGKKSLQEIADLLEREGLNFGMRYEETGDGVRITDWGTAPSRAAANAPEDDED from the coding sequence ATGGCAGCGATTGACCTCCGCGGGCTCGTCCGCCCGCAGCTCGTCGAGTCGACGAAGCGCGACGACAACCCGAACGTGGCCGAGTTCCGGCTGCAGCCGCTCGAGCGCGGCTTCGGCCACACGCTCGGCAACGCGATGCGCCGGCTCCTGCTCTCGTCGCTCCGCGGCGCGGCGGTGTGGGGCTTCCGAATCGACGGCGTGCTCCACGAGCACCAGACGATCCCGGGCGTCGTCGAGGACGTGCACCAGATCATCGGCCGCCTGAAGACGCTCGTCCTCGCGCTCGACGCCGACGTCGACACGTCGGTGTTGCGCATTCGCAAGACCGAATCGGGGCCGGTCACCGCGGCCGACATCCAGCAGGCGCCCGGCGTCCGCGTCGTCGACCCGTCGCACCACATTCTCACGCTCCAGGAAGACCGCGAGCTCAACGTCGAGCTCTACGTCAACAAGGGGCGCGGCTACGTCGAGAGCGACCAGCACCCGGTCGACCGCGGCCTGCCGGTGGACCTCGTGCGCATCGACGCGATCTACAACCCGGTCCGCCGCGCGAACTTCTCGGTCGCCGAGACGCGCGTCGGGCAGCGCACCGACTACGACCGTCTGACGCTGACGGTCGAGACCAACGGCACGCTCTCCCCCGAAGAGGCGGTGAGCTACGCCGCGGCGCTCGCGCAGACGCACTTCCAGTATTTCGCGAGCTTCGGCCCGCACGGCGCGAGCAGCAACGGCGTCGGGCCGGAGGGCGGCGACGCGCGCCGCACGGCCGAGCTACTCCGGACCCCGATCGACGACCTGGAGCTGTCGGTCCGGAGCGTCAACTCGCTCAAGAACTCGAGCGTCCGCACGCTCGGGGATCTGGTCCGGCTCAACGAGAGCCAGATCTTGCAGGTCAAGAACTTCGGCAAAAAGTCCCTCCAGGAGATCGCCGACCTCCTCGAGCGCGAGGGGCTCAACTTTGGCATGCGCTACGAGGAGACCGGCGACGGCGTGCGGATCACCGACTGGGGGACCGCACCGAGCCGCGCCGCCGCGAACGCGCCAGAAGACGACGAGGACTAG
- a CDS encoding Rrf2 family transcriptional regulator, producing the protein MRITTWAEYGLICALHLARRADDGPVTGRDIATKERLPADYVEQILLRLRRAEIVRSTRGARGGYALARPADEVTVREIIQASELSTFDLHCVSNPVEEGRCAESHNCSIRPVWQMLQRRIDDVLDSVRLSDLLFEESEVRERVGLPPRLAPPELAGVAVSVSDADPRRLPVLQR; encoded by the coding sequence GTGCGAATCACGACCTGGGCCGAGTACGGCCTCATCTGTGCCCTCCACCTCGCCCGCCGTGCCGACGACGGGCCGGTAACCGGGCGCGACATTGCGACGAAGGAGCGGCTGCCGGCGGACTACGTCGAGCAGATCCTGCTGCGTCTGCGGCGCGCTGAGATCGTGCGGAGCACGCGGGGCGCCCGCGGTGGGTACGCCCTCGCGCGCCCGGCCGACGAGGTGACGGTCCGCGAGATCATCCAGGCGAGCGAGCTCTCGACCTTCGACCTGCACTGCGTGTCGAACCCGGTCGAGGAGGGGCGTTGCGCCGAGTCGCACAACTGCAGCATCCGCCCCGTCTGGCAGATGCTGCAGCGCCGGATCGACGACGTCCTGGACTCGGTTCGCCTGTCGGACCTCCTGTTCGAAGAGTCGGAGGTCCGGGAACGCGTCGGGCTTCCGCCGCGCCTGGCGCCTCCCGAACTGGCCGGTGTGGCCGTGTCCGTGTCCGACGCGGACCCTCGCCGGCTCCCGGTGCTCCAGCGCTGA